The following are encoded together in the Coffea arabica cultivar ET-39 chromosome 1c, Coffea Arabica ET-39 HiFi, whole genome shotgun sequence genome:
- the LOC140006825 gene encoding small ribosomal subunit protein eS19x-like gives MESARTVKDVSPHEFVKAYAAHLKRSGKIELPPWTDIVKTGTLKELAPYDPDWYYIRAASMARKIYLRGGLGVGAFRRIYGGSKRNGSRPPHFGKSSGSVACHILQQLQAMKFIDHDPKGGTRITSNGQRDLDQVAGRVAVAH, from the coding sequence ATGGAGTCGGCGAGGACCGTGAAAGATGTTTCTCCTCATGAGTTCGTCAAGGCTTACGCCGCTCACCTCAAGCGATCCGGCAAGATTGAGCTTCCACCTTGGACTGATATTGTGAAGACTGGTACACTTAAAGAGCTTGCACCTTATGATCCTGATTGGTACTACATTAGAGCTGCTTCTATGGCAAGGAAAATCTACCTGCGGGGGGGTCTTGGTGTTGGTGCCTTTCGCAGGATTTATGGTGGTAGCAAGAGGAATGGCAGTCGTCCACCCCATTTTGGGAAGAGCAGTGGTTCTGTAGCTTGTCACATTCTTCAACAATTGCAGGCCATGAAATTTATTGACCATGATCCCAAGGGTGGAACGAGAATCACATCAAATGGCCAAAGAGATCTTGATCAAGTTGCTGGAAGAGTTGCTGTAGCTCATTAA